The genome window CAAACTTCTCGCGGTCGAAGTTGTCGGCGAGCCCGAGCCCGACCATCTCGGCGAGGAGCCGGTCACCGAACTCGGTGGCGGTTCCGGAGCCGATGGGGAGCCCGCCGCGGGTACCTCCGATGGTCTCCCACCAGACCGTGTGTTGCGCCAGATCCGCTCCCAGCGTGAGCATCTCGCCCGAGGGCAGAGCCACCGGCGCAGTGGTCAGCCCGGTGGGCACCATACGGAGCCCGATGTGCCACCAGTGTGGCTGCGGCTCGGCATGCGCCCGGGGCACGGAGGCGATCGCCAGGAGGCGCCCATGCAGGGCACTCCGGGTCGAGGGCCAGGATTCGGGGGCTTCGGCGAGAGCCTGATGGCGCTCCCGGTCGGCGGCGTCCTGCATCCGGCGACTGTACCCATGGCGTCCGAGGGGGTCGCTCCCCTATCGTCCCGTCAGGCGAAGGGAGGTCTGGATGTCACCGGAGGTGTTCAACACCGCGATGGCCGTGCTGCGCGGTGTCGTGGGAGTCGTGTTCCTGGCTCACGGAGCCAAACACTTCAAGAGCCGCGAAAAGACGATGCGCTGGGTGGAGTCGATCGGGCTGAAGAGCCCGGGGATCCAGTGGGCGTTCATGACCTTCGCCGAGATCGGGATCGGCCTGGGCTTCCTCGCCGGGTTCCTCACCTCATTTGCCGCCGCCGGCCTGGTGGCGATGATGTTCGTGGCCTACTGGACCGTGCACCGGTTCGCAGGTTTCTGGGTCACCGCCCGACCTGACGAGGGCTGGGAGTACGTGTTCGTCCTGGTTGGAGCG of Acidimicrobiia bacterium contains these proteins:
- a CDS encoding DoxX family protein, whose amino-acid sequence is MSPEVFNTAMAVLRGVVGVVFLAHGAKHFKSREKTMRWVESIGLKSPGIQWAFMTFAEIGIGLGFLAGFLTSFAAAGLVAMMFVAYWTVHRFAGFWVTARPDEGWEYVFVLVGAAIAVALLGPGEWSLDHAIEIADDFDGVTGAVIVTGGFLAAIGQLAMFYRRKR